The proteins below come from a single Triticum aestivum cultivar Chinese Spring chromosome 5D, IWGSC CS RefSeq v2.1, whole genome shotgun sequence genomic window:
- the LOC123120796 gene encoding protein CLMP1 has product MGKSGAKKKKPSPSAAATTTAAKSPPAAAEQKAPPPAPPVANGAAQHQAPADPGVLLRRAHELKEEGNRLFQSRDYAGALRQYELALHLAPRGHPDRAVFHSNRAACLLQLRPVDHKAVAEECSLALQAEPRFPRALLRRARALEALGRYELALADTLALLALDPNHRDAIDLSHRLRSRISSSSSSSASAAPTHEPTSRPSPAALGASAVVAGLGPSLPSRPFPKKQSPPSPPPPLQQPGPAMTKFNSSPAPKLVPFSNSPSSSAKASTADISQKTVPALSVPSTQPVTETSLINRKVVTRWRPLKLVYGHDIRLGEMPEKCSFQTLREVVAKRFPSSKAVLMKYKDADGDLVTITCTSELRLAEACGVGTDAMEGDTKLPMLRLHIVEVSPEQEPPLPTEEQKLEEEELLITGEDSSSHTSAEVANAEMTKPDLENGVAEQSTLTGKKDCGHAECKEAEIDDWLLQFAELFRNQVGIDADAHLDLHEVGMELCSEALEETVTSEEAQSLFEMAAAKFQEVAALALFNWGNVHMCAARKRIPLDESSPKEIMSAQLRTAYDWVLERYALAGHKYEEALNIKQDFYEGLLALGQQHFETAKLHWSFALADKVDLSTWDSSETFKLFDSAEEKMRAATEMWEKVEEQRMLELKTPGATEKDEVLKKRKKQHSADGQGELTPEEAAEQTAVMRQQIHLFWGNMLFERSQVEFKLVVGDWKKNLDASVERFKLAGASESDISTVLKNHFSNAVSECEEKKVMPSGTGSSQTSDGIDDESVVES; this is encoded by the coding sequence ATGGGCAAGTCCGGCGCCAAAAAGAAGAAGCCCTCCccttccgccgccgccaccacaaCCGCCGCCAAATCGCCGCCAGCCGCAGCAGAGCAGaaggccccgccgcccgcgccccccgTAGCGAACGGGGCGGCGCAGCACCAGGCCCCGGCGGACCCCGGCGTGCTCCTGCGCCGTGCGCACGAGCTCAAGGAGGAGGGCAACCGCCTGTTCCAGTCGCGCGACTACGCCGGGGCGCTGCGGCAGTACGAGCTCGCCCTCCACCTTGCCCCGCGTGGCCATCCCGACCGCGCCGTCTTCCACAGCAACCGCGCCGCCTGCCTCCTGCAGCTCCGCCCCGTCGACCACAAGGCCGTCGCGGAGGAGTGCTCCCTCGCGCTCCAGGCCGAGCCGCGCTTCCCGCGGGCCCTTCTCCGCCGGGCCCGCGCGCTTGAGGCGCTCGGCCGCTACGAGCTCGCACTCGCCGACACCCTCGCGCTCCTCGCCCTCGACCCCAACCACCGCGACGCTATCGACCTCTCCCACCGCCTTCGCTCccgcatctcctcctcctcctcctcctcagcctccGCCGCCCCCACCCACGAACCCACCAGCCGCCCTTCTCCCGCCGCCCTCGGTGCCTCGGCCGTTGTGGCCGGCCTTGGCCCATCCCTCCCTTCCCGCCCCTTCCCCAAGAAACAATCGCCTCcgtcgcctcctcctccgctgcagcAACCAGGTCCTGCAATGACTAAATTTAATTCTTCTCCAGCGCCCAAGTTGGTGCCTTTCTCCAACTCTCCGTCATCTTCTGCCAAGGCTTCAACTGCTGATATTTCTCAGAAGACTGTGCCAGCACTGTCAGTGCCCTCAACCCAACCAGTGACGGAGACATCGCTCATTAACAGGAAGGTTGTGACGAGATGGAGGCCTCTCAAGCTGGTGTATGGCCATGACATTAGGCTTGGGGAGATGCCTGAAAAATGCAGCTTCCAGACCCTCCGGGAAGTTGTGGCGAAGCGCTTCCCATCATCCAAAGCTGTGTTGATGAAGTATAAGGATGCCGATGGTGATCTAGTTACCATCACTTGCACATCAGAACTCCGATTGGCCGAGGCTTGTGGTGTTGGCACCGATGCAATGGAAGGTGATACTAAGCTCCCCATGTTGAGGCTGCACATTGTTGAAGTAAGTCCAGAGCAGGAGCCTCCGCTGCCAACAGAAGAGCagaagctggaggaggaggagttgttgATCACCGGTGAGGATAGCTCTTCACATACTTCTGCAGAGGTAGCTAATGCTGAGATGACAAAGCCAGATCTGGAGAATGGAGTTGCTGAACAGAGCACTCTGACAGGAAAGAAAGATTGTGGCCATGCTGAGTGCAAGGAAGCTGAGATTGACGATTGGTTGCTTCAGTTTGCAGAACTGTTCCGAAACCAGGTTGGGATTGATGCTGATGCGCATCTGGACCTTCATGAAGTAGGAATGGAGCTGTGCTCCGAAGCACTCGAGGAAACAGTGACCAGCGAGGAGGCCCAATCCCTATTTGAGATGGCCGCAGCAAAATTCCAGGAGGTCGCTGCCTTGGCGTTATTTAACTGGGGAAATGTGCACATGTGTGCAGCAAGGAAGCGCATCCCTCTTGATGAATCTTCTCCGAAGGAAATCATGTCTGCTCAGCTCCGGACAGCTTATGACTGGGTGCTAGAGAGGTATGCTCTTGCAGGCCACAAGTATGAGGAGGCCCTGAACATCAAGCAAGATTTCTATGAAGGGCTTCTTGCTTTAGGCCAGCAACACTTTGAGACCGCAAAGCTTCACTGGTCATTTGCATTGGCAGACAAGGTTGACCTGTCTACGTGGGATTCTTCAGAGACATTCAAGCTTTTTGATAGTGCTGAGGAGAAGATGAGGGCTGCGACAGAGATGTGGGAGAAAGTGGAAGAACAGAGAATGCTAGAGTTAAAAACACCTGGTGCGACCGAGAAAGATGAGGTGTTGAAGAAACGAAAGAAGCAACACAGTGCAGATGGTCAAGGGGAGTTGACACCGGAGGAGGCAGCTGAGCAGACAGCCGTAATGAGGCAACAGATTCACCTATTTTGGGGCAATATGCTTTTTGAGCGCTCTCAAGTGGAATTCAAGCTTGTTGTCGGTGATTGGAAGAAGAATCTCGATGCTTCTGTTGAAAGGTTTAAGTTGGCTGGAGCTTCAGAATCAGATATCTCCACGGTGCTGAAGAATCATTTTTCCAATGCAGTCTCTGAGTGCGAAGAGAAGAAAGTTATGCCTTCAGGCACAGGAAGTTCCCAAACAAGTGATGGCATTGATGATGAGTCTGTGGTTGAAAGCTAA